From one Flavobacterium kingsejongi genomic stretch:
- a CDS encoding helix-turn-helix domain-containing protein: MSTSPIVFYQILSIFGLLKEAMKMYNIPLTGNQLDNEQIVSYIHQNIYTPKQVQIKAVAEHFNIAPTYFSAYFKKNFAITYRDYINKLRIQLIEKRIANDQLTIKQIAYEFGFTDESHLSNYFKKRKNINPSNYKKQEEHPTV, from the coding sequence GTGTCGACTTCTCCTATAGTGTTCTACCAGATCCTATCTATTTTTGGGCTGCTGAAAGAAGCGATGAAAATGTACAACATCCCCCTCACCGGAAACCAGCTGGATAATGAGCAGATCGTCTCCTACATCCACCAGAATATTTATACGCCCAAACAGGTACAGATCAAAGCGGTTGCGGAACATTTTAATATTGCCCCGACCTATTTCAGTGCCTACTTTAAAAAGAACTTCGCGATTACCTATCGGGACTACATCAACAAACTGCGGATCCAGCTGATCGAAAAACGCATTGCCAACGACCAGCTGACCATCAAACAGATCGCCTATGAATTTGGGTTTACCGATGAAAGCCACCTCTCCAATTACTTTAAAAAGCGGAAGAACATCAACCCGAGCAATTATAAAAAACAGGAGGAGCATCCTACGGTATAA